CTTGGGTGAGTTTGAGCTCGGGGTAGTCCCGGAGCACGGCCTTCACTTGCTCTGCCAACGGATTCCATCTCTGCAAGAACACTGGCTGATTAATTATAGTTTGATCTCGAAACTAACCAAGATCGATTAATTATATTGTAATGCAAGAACtggattgattaattaatcaattactAATTACCTTCTCATCGACGCATCTGAAGTGCACGGAGAGGCAGAACTTGTTGTTCTCCACTCTGGCCCCAGGCGTGCTCTTCGTCTTCTCCATCAAAGCCTTGTAAGcctgtcatttttttttgttacaaaaATAAGTGAAAAAAAATTCGTAGCTGGTAAGTTCCTCATGGCTCAACTAACTAAGAATTATTACAGCTAAGACATGTTGATTAGTTAGTTGATTAGCATGTCTAATTAGTTGATTAGTTAGTTAATCACCTTGTTGATCACCGGGAGGAACTCGCGAGCTGGCTGCAAGAGGATCTTggtgtcttcttcctcctggaGAATGGGAGGAGTAGCAGCTAGTAAGTACAAGAATAACAATGGAGTGTGAAGCAAGCAGAAGAAGCAATGATTGCGAATGTGGTGGTGATGGCGATTTGGGTAAGTTGTTGTGTGGATGAAGCGATAAGAGTGCGACAGCTGCTGACGTACGTTGGAGCTGGGGCCCTTGATGTCCATGCCATGGCTGCCGGCGTAGTAGAGCTCCGGGAGGCCGACGAAGCTCTGCACCTTGTCGACGCAGCGCCCGGTCACGATCGCCGCCGGGAAGTGCTCCGCCACGTCGCGCACGGCCGCCCTCATCTGAAGAGAAAGGAGATGTCAGCGTCCGTCGCGCATGGTGTTCGATCGGTTGGTGATCGTGGTGCAGTGGATTGTTAGTATTGACCTCGTCGGACATGAAGGCCATGTCGGGGTCGGCGACGATGGGGGAGAGGGTGCCGTCGTAGTCGAGGAACACGACGACGCGcttcccgctcgccgccgcggccacctgCTCGAAGCTGCCCAGCGCCGACGGGTGCTTCCTCTGCTGCGTACAAACGACGACGCGGCTCGAGCTCGATCACAACGCTAGCTAGGCACACACAACCAGAGGAGCGCGAGCGACGACTCACCGTCCACGCGTCGTACTCGGCgtcgaccgcggcggcggcgggccgtgtcggcgacgacgcgcgcATGGCCTCGACGACCCAGCTGGCGCACGGCCTGATAGCTGGCACCGGCGCCACGTGCGCCACCACCGCGGCCTGgtacgccgcgccgccgccgccgagcatgGAGGACGCCGACACGGCCGCGGCGCCACGGCACGCGAagagcggcgcgcggccggatgACCCCGGcatggccgcggccgccgcgatgTCCGGCATCACCACGTCCTGGTTCGTCATGgcacgcgccgcgccgccgccgccgccgcctggctgGACTAAGCTAGCTACTACCACTCGAGCCGCGCGCGCCActagcggtggtggtggccggagcGCGCGTGGGCGTGGCGGTTTTGTTTCGGTgcgcggcgaggtggagagGCGAAGCGTGGGTACTTATAGGAGGCGAAGGTGACCGATGCCACCGGTATCCCGCGGGCGGTTGTTTGTTGCCATTTGTAACGGAGACTGATCGATCGATAGTGGCAACCAATCATGCATGtcatactagctagctagaggaGTCCTTTGTCTGTACCAtaaaaaattaatctaaaatAAGATAGAATATTCCGTAGTAAAATTAAAAATCTAAACAAAAATCTGAAAACATTTCATCTTTTCTAGGTTACTTTTTATGGGATAAAGGGAATAGAGGCCTAGAACTAATTCGTTCATGCTAGTTCGGTCATACTTGTAGATTGTTAGGatataaatattatataatCCGTAGGTACTTATatgggaaactattttaataCCATGATATTATGATTTGTAGATATAGTATAACCATGTTCCGAGTACATCTCGTAAAACCTAAGATATTATTTGATTTGGTTGTATAAAGGTTTGGCACGTTGTcgtcatatataattttttgacACATCGTATATAACCATGGTACTGTAATATCATTTTAAGGGAAGA
The Oryza sativa Japonica Group chromosome 6, ASM3414082v1 DNA segment above includes these coding regions:
- the LOC4340524 gene encoding probable trehalose-phosphate phosphatase 8 isoform 1 (isoform 1 is encoded by transcript variant 1); its protein translation is MTNQDVVMPDIAAAAAMPGSSGRAPLFACRGAAAVSASSMLGGGGAAYQAAVVAHVAPVPAIRPCASWVVEAMRASSPTRPAAAAVDAEYDAWTQRKHPSALGSFEQVAAAASGKRVVVFLDYDGTLSPIVADPDMAFMSDEMRAAVRDVAEHFPAAIVTGRCVDKVQSFVGLPELYYAGSHGMDIKGPSSNEEEDTKILLQPAREFLPVINKAYKALMEKTKSTPGARVENNKFCLSVHFRCVDEKRWNPLAEQVKAVLRDYPELKLTQGRKVLEIRPSIMWDKGKAVEFLLKSLGFDDDRRDVLPVYIGDDRTDEDAFKVLRKRGQGLGILVSKCAKETDASYSLQDPAEVMEFLVRLVQWKLRRSSSAMRPRV
- the LOC4340524 gene encoding probable trehalose-phosphate phosphatase 8 isoform X3, which translates into the protein MTNQDVVMPDIAAAAAMPGSSGRAPLFACRGAAAVSASSMLGGGGAAYQAAVVAHVAPVPAIRPCASWVVEAMRASSPTRPAAAAVDAEYDAWTRKHPSALGSFEQVAAAASGKRVVVFLDYDGTLSPIVADPDMAFMSDEMRAAVRDVAEHFPAAIVTGRCVDKVQSFVGLPELYYAGSHGMDIKGPSSNEEEDTKILLQPAREFLPVINKAYKALMEKTKSTPGARVENNKFCLSVHFRCVDEKRWNPLAEQVKAVLRDYPELKLTQGRKVLEIRPSIMWDKGKAVEFLLKSLGFDDDRRDVLPVYIGDDRTDEDAFKVLRKRGQGLGILVSKCAKETDASYSLQDPAEVMEFLVRLVQWKLRRSSSAMRPRV
- the LOC4340524 gene encoding probable trehalose-phosphate phosphatase 8 isoform X1, encoding MTNQDVVMPDIAAAAAMPGSSGRAPLFACRGAAAVSASSMLGGGGAAYQAAVVAHVAPVPAIRPCASWVVEAMRASSPTRPAAAAVDAEYDAWTQRKHPSALGSFEQVAAAASGKRVVVFLDYDGTLSPIVADPDMAFMSDEMRAAVRDVAEHFPAAIVTGRCVDKVQSFVGLPELYYAGSHGMDIKGPSSNEEEDTKILLQPAREFLPVINKAYKALMEKTKSTPGARVENNKFCLSVHFRCVDEKRWNPLAEQVKAVLRDYPELKLTQGRKVLEIRPSIMWDKGKAVEFLLKSLGFDDDRRDVLPVYIGDDRTDEDAFKVLRKRGQGLGILVSKCAKETDASYSLQDPAEASTGEQRSTGETAVGAAAAGMYRMVPLHAAKWGDKWRMSGERMAAGVDCRRREDLPSSGDGYRQEEIDGGGRICRSEWKRRPVAECLAR
- the LOC4340524 gene encoding probable trehalose-phosphate phosphatase 8 isoform 2 (isoform 2 is encoded by transcript variant 2); the protein is MTNQDVVMPDIAAAAAMPGSSGRAPLFACRGAAAVSASSMLGGGGAAYQAAVVAHVAPVPAIRPCASWVVEAMRASSPTRPAAAAVDAEYDAWTQRKHPSALGSFEQVAAAASGKRVVVFLDYDGTLSPIVADPDMAFMSDEMRAAVRDVAEHFPAAIVTGRCVDKVQSFVGLPELYYAGSHGMDIKGPSSNEEEDTKILLQPAREFLPVINKAYKALMEKTKSTPGARVENNKFCLSVHFRCVDEKRWNPLAEQVKAVLRDYPELKLTQGRKVLEIRPSIMWDKGKAVEFLLKSLGFDDDRRDVLPVYIGDDRTDEDAFKVLRKRGQGLGILVSKCAKETDASYSLQDPAEGLDQFLLPPYLMVVESWMAIIVQEQILVEGYNHHLQSLALAVLNSIFPHVGQRESHNSPKLHPETTPSISSLPPPPPLDRSTPTPGRTCS
- the LOC4340524 gene encoding probable trehalose-phosphate phosphatase 8 isoform X2, whose protein sequence is MTNQDVVMPDIAAAAAMPGSSGRAPLFACRGAAAVSASSMLGGGGAAYQAAVVAHVAPVPAIRPCASWVVEAMRASSPTRPAAAAVDAEYDAWTRKHPSALGSFEQVAAAASGKRVVVFLDYDGTLSPIVADPDMAFMSDEMRAAVRDVAEHFPAAIVTGRCVDKVQSFVGLPELYYAGSHGMDIKGPSSNEEEDTKILLQPAREFLPVINKAYKALMEKTKSTPGARVENNKFCLSVHFRCVDEKRWNPLAEQVKAVLRDYPELKLTQGRKVLEIRPSIMWDKGKAVEFLLKSLGFDDDRRDVLPVYIGDDRTDEDAFKVLRKRGQGLGILVSKCAKETDASYSLQDPAEGLDQFLLPPYLMVVESWMAIIVQEQILVEGYNHHLQSLALAVLNSIFPHVGQRESHNSPKLHPETTPSISSLPPPPPLDRSTPTPGRTCS